One Loxodonta africana isolate mLoxAfr1 chromosome 4, mLoxAfr1.hap2, whole genome shotgun sequence genomic region harbors:
- the GPRC5A gene encoding retinoic acid-induced protein 3: MATPPPGCFFRDLGSKYYRLCDKKEAWGIVLETLAAFGAVVSVIFMITLLILISRVQDSNKRKVLPTQFLFLLGVLGVFGLTFAFIIKLDKETGPTRFFLFGILFALCFSCLLVHAFNLTKLVRGRKPLSLLMILGLAVGFSLVQDVIAVEYLVLTMNRTNTNIFFELSPFRRNEDFVMLLIYVLILMVLTLLTSSFTFCGPFSGWKRHGMHIYLTTLLSIVIWVAWITLLLIPEPGSQWDDTILSSALVANGWVFLLVYIVPEFLLLGKQQDPRNYPVEGDFCKPRHMKQSTGVENRAYSQEQITQGLEEGGNTLYVPYSTHFQLQNRTPQKDFSIPRAQAWASPYNDYEGRKEGS, encoded by the exons ATGGCTACACCTCCTCCTGGTTGCTTCTTCAGGGACCTGGGATCCAAATACTATAGACTTTGTGATAAAAAGGAAGCCTGGGGCATTGTCCTAGAAACATTGGCAGCGTTTGGAGCCGTGGTCtccgtcatcttcatgatcactctCCTGATCCTCATTTCCAGGGTGCAGGACTCCAACAAGCGAAAAGTTCTCCCGACCCAGTTTCTCTTCCTCTTGGGGGTGTTGGGGGTCTTCGGCCTCACCTTTGCCTTCATCATCAAACTGGACAAAGAGACGGGGCCCACACGCTTCTTCCTCTTTGGCATCCTCTTTGCCCTCTGCTTCTCCTGCCTCCTGGTGCATGCCTTCAACTTGACGAAGCTGGTCCGTGGGAGGAAGCCCCTCTCCTTGCTGATGATTCTGGGCCTGGCCGTGGGCTTCAGCCTGGTACAGGATGTCATCGCTGTTGAATACCTTGTCCTCACCATGAACAGGACCAATACCAATATCTTTTTTGAGCTTTCTCCTTTTCGTCGCAACGAGGACTTTGTCATGCTGCTCATCTACGTCCTCATCTTGATGGTGCTGACCCTCCTCACGTCCTCCTTCACCTTCTGCGGACCCTTCAGTGGCTGGAAGAGACATGGGATGCACATCTACCTCACCACACTCCTCTCCATCGTCATCTGGGTGGCATGGATTACCCTGCTTTTGATTCCTGAACCTGGCTCCCAGTGGGATGATACCATCCTGAGCTCAGCCTTGGTTGCCAATGGCTGGGTTTTCCTGTTGGTTTATATTGTGCCTGAGTTCCTGCTGCTCGGCAAACAACAGGACCCCAGGAATTACCCTGTGGAGGGTGATTTTTGTAAGCCTCGACACATGAAGCAGAGCACTGGTGTGGAGAACAGAGCCTACTCTCAAGAGCAAATCACTCAAG GTCTTGAAGAGGGAGGCAACACACTCTATGTCCCTTATTCCACCCATTTTCAGCTGCAG AATCGGACGCCCCAAAAGGATTTCTCCATTCCAAGGGCCCAGGCTTGGGCTAGCCCTTACAACGAttatgaaggaaggaaagagggcagCTAA